A single Penaeus vannamei isolate JL-2024 chromosome 22, ASM4276789v1, whole genome shotgun sequence DNA region contains:
- the frtz gene encoding WD repeat-containing and planar cell polarity effector protein fritz homolog isoform X1 translates to MVTLLGDVHFWTLRDDIIVKDADIGAFRYQDKNTVCKERVYYEDKRHYLEARGIMVTPKNSRPSKLREALRELEELLSKERVIWEGWQTHVYQLIFASGVISTLTVSLNTGDLTRITFDKFLVGKLLSEHLADVVITRQHMIFSYNECRLTVVHLSRPPPEGHILERLTATDPKIYTCEVAGPSGRRFERKLSANLSGDMLVVWWQTSEDEVYPWSPLAKDRDRANILVYSLHSTSLDLVCYCRTEMAPLSVSFSRVQPNVLLTVEQGFGKKGGVTVLSCVYEVERGALHRITVTTIPLEAPLMAHSHNPAEDRLLLACNNGVLALHCDSRGMTHVTKAGLIPCNIAWLDSGNIVVVSNERGQIQCFDLALSLIRMQLVMEDSNPQRILDFSEHFCHQQSLLRLAWAPTKIEEETNQHNIPHLLLLHYIRGPLACLRVDVSAMYKGGLTAVALVAQYIKHRQLDEAVNLLVSLNWDQEGPVAIRCLTAIANHLLRLPLTHQRETQIEGALGSFHVPVQPLSQAVEEEFGPAVRALTRRFFFRVLRSGKLEKAFRLALDLKDHDCFMVVHSVAKQRGENQIAATALQNAQDLESSCSAGSCSSVLYGESDATTASESCSESCSTCFSDSGSVSGSDYSDHEIREECGGDGVLDVVTEPKNLNIPDHSSQMPTRMQYLSLGSNIPRGNSIGSSANLIADSATSGISHATAITSQDGTVTINIRQPDYQVNRYSHQPDLPPARSTPQASSQAGRVGEGRAPQTVQEVFYSSDPNEEFVDSERVSVFVDKEDLQKQYDRAIFHGFGSHFLEPRSVNRGRRWGHSQGGPLWGGVRK, encoded by the exons ATGGTGACCCTCTTGGGTGATGTCCATTTTTGGACATTACGTGATGACATCATCGTTAAGGATGCTGACATTGGAGCTTTTAG ATACCAGGACAAAAATACAGTATGTAAGGAGCGGGTTTACTATGAGGACAAACGTCACTATTTGGAAGCTAGGGGTATAATGGTCACACCAAAAAACAGTCGGCCCAGCAAGCTACGAGAGGCATTACGGGAATTAGAG GAATTACTATCAAAGGAACGAGTCATATGGGAAGGCTGGCAGACACATGTCTACCAGTTGATATTTGCCTCAGGCGTTATTTCAACTCTGACAGTGAGTCTGAACACAGGAGACCTTACCAGAATAACATTTGACAAGTTCTTGGTTGGGAAGCTTCTTTCAGAACATCTTGCTGATG TTGTGATAACAAGACAGCATATGATATTTTCATACAATGAATGCAGACTGACGGTTGTGCACCTAAGTCGTCCACCACCAGAAGGTCACATCCTTGAACGCCTTACTGCCACAGATCCCAAGATTTATACATGTGAAGTTGCTGGACCATCTGGTAGAAGATTTGAGAGGAAGCTGTCAGCAAATCTGTCAGGGGATATG TTGGTGGTATGGTGGCAGACGAGTGAAGATGAGGTGTATCCCTGGAGTCCTTTGGCTAAAGATCGAGACCGGGCCAACATTTTAGTATATTCTCTTCATAGTACAAGTCTAGACCTGGTCTGCTATTGTCGCACAGAGATGGCCCCCCTAAGTGTATCATTCAGCAGGGTCCAACCAAATGTACTTCTCACAGTAGAGCAAGGCTTTGGAAAAAAGGGGGGTGTCACTGTCCTCAGCTGTGTTTATGAG GTAGAAAGAGGAGCTCTTCATCGAATTACAGTCACCACTATCCCTCTAGAAGCCCCTTTGATGGCACATTCACACAATCCTGCAGAAGATCGTTTGTTGTTAGCATGCAATAATGGTGTTTTGGCTCTTCATTGTGACTCACGAGGAATGACTCATGTTACAAAAGCTGGACTTATCCCTTGCAACATCGCCTGGCTGGATTCAGGCAATATTGTGGTGGTAAGCAATGAACGAGGACAGATCCAGTGTTTTGATTTAGCATTGTCTTTGATTAGAATGCAGCTGGTCATGGAAGACAGTAATCCCCAGAGAATATTGGACTTCTCAGAACATTTCTGCCACCAGCAGTCACTCCTGAGACTTGCTTGGGCTCCaacaaaaatagaggaagaaacaaaTCAGCATAatattccccatctcctcctcctccactatatACGTGGACCTCTAGCATGCCTACGTGTGGATGTGAGTGCCATGTATAAGGGTGGTTTAACAGCAGTCGCACTTGTGGCTCAGTATATAAAACATCGACAGTTGGATGAGGCTGTGAATCTCTTGGTTTCACTAAACTGGGATCAGGAAGGACCAGTAGCCATAAGATGTTTGACTGCCATTGCAAATCATCTGTTACGCCTCCCCCTGACACACCAGAGAGAGACCCAGATAGAAGGAGCACTTGGCAGCTTCCATGTACCTGTTCAACCTTTGAGCCAGGCAGTTGAGGAAGAGTTTGGCCCAGCTGTCAGAGCTCTAACTAGGAGGTTTTTCTTTCGTGTCCTAAG ATCTGGAAAGCTTGAGAAAGCATTCCGCCTTGCCCTAGATTTGAAGGACCATGACTGCTTCATGGTTGTCCACTCAGTAGCCAAGCAAAGGGGTGAGAATCAGATTGCAGCCACAGCTCTCCAGAATGCTCAAGACCTGGAATCATCTTGTTCTGCAGGGTCTTGCAGCTCAGTGCTCTATGGAGAATCAGATGCCACCACTGCTTCAGAATCCTGTAGTGAATCGTGCTCTACATGTTTTTCTGATAGCGGCTCTGTTAGTGGTTCTGATTATAGTGATCATGAAATCAGGG AAGAGTGTGGCGGTGATGGGGTACTCGACGTGGTTACTGAACCAAAAAACTTAAACATTCCAGACCATTCATCACAAATG CCAACTCGTATGCAGTACCTATCCCTTGGTAGCAACATTCCCCGTGGTAATAGCATTGGATCTTCTGCTAATCTTATAGCAGACAGTGCTACTTCTGGCATCTCTCATGCCACAGCCATTACATCCCAAGATGGCACTGTTACAATAAATATACGACAACCTGACTATCAAGTCAATAGATACAGTCACCAGCCAGATTTGCCTCCTGCGAGAAGTACACCACAGGCTTCCTCACAGgctgggagagtgggggaaggtagAGCTCCACAAACCGTGCAGGAGGTCTTTTATTCCTCAGATCCCAATGAAGAATTTGTTGACTCAGAGAGAGTTTCAGTTTTTGTTGACAAGGAGGACTTGCAAAAGCAATATGATCGAGCTATCTTCCATG GTTTTGGGAGCCACTTCTTGGAACCAAG AAGTGTCAAccgaggaagaagatgggggcaCAGTCAAGGTGGTCCACTTTGGGGTGGTGTGAGGAAGTGA
- the frtz gene encoding WD repeat-containing and planar cell polarity effector protein fritz homolog isoform X2, translating into MVTLLGDVHFWTLRDDIIVKDADIGAFRYQDKNTVCKERVYYEDKRHYLEARGIMVTPKNSRPSKLREALRELEELLSKERVIWEGWQTHVYQLIFASGVISTLTVSLNTGDLTRITFDKFLVGKLLSEHLADVVITRQHMIFSYNECRLTVVHLSRPPPEGHILERLTATDPKIYTCEVAGPSGRRFERKLSANLSGDMLVVWWQTSEDEVYPWSPLAKDRDRANILVYSLHSTSLDLVCYCRTEMAPLSVSFSRVQPNVLLTVEQGFGKKGGVTVLSCVYEVERGALHRITVTTIPLEAPLMAHSHNPAEDRLLLACNNGVLALHCDSRGMTHVTKAGLIPCNIAWLDSGNIVVVSNERGQIQCFDLALSLIRMQLVMEDSNPQRILDFSEHFCHQQSLLRLAWAPTKIEEETNQHNIPHLLLLHYIRGPLACLRVDVSAMYKGGLTAVALVAQYIKHRQLDEAVNLLVSLNWDQEGPVAIRCLTAIANHLLRLPLTHQRETQIEGALGSFHVPVQPLSQAVEEEFGPAVRALTRRFFFRVLRSGKLEKAFRLALDLKDHDCFMVVHSVAKQRGENQIAATALQNAQDLESSCSAGSCSSVLYGESDATTASESCSESCSTCFSDSGSVSGSDYSDHEIREECGGDGVLDVVTEPKNLNIPDHSSQMPTRMQYLSLGSNIPRGNSIGSSANLIADSATSGISHATAITSQDGTVTINIRQPDYQVNRYSHQPDLPPARSTPQASSQAGRVGEGRAPQTVQEVFYSSDPNEEFVDSERVSVFVDKEDLQKQYDRAIFHEVSTEEEDGGTVKVVHFGVV; encoded by the exons ATGGTGACCCTCTTGGGTGATGTCCATTTTTGGACATTACGTGATGACATCATCGTTAAGGATGCTGACATTGGAGCTTTTAG ATACCAGGACAAAAATACAGTATGTAAGGAGCGGGTTTACTATGAGGACAAACGTCACTATTTGGAAGCTAGGGGTATAATGGTCACACCAAAAAACAGTCGGCCCAGCAAGCTACGAGAGGCATTACGGGAATTAGAG GAATTACTATCAAAGGAACGAGTCATATGGGAAGGCTGGCAGACACATGTCTACCAGTTGATATTTGCCTCAGGCGTTATTTCAACTCTGACAGTGAGTCTGAACACAGGAGACCTTACCAGAATAACATTTGACAAGTTCTTGGTTGGGAAGCTTCTTTCAGAACATCTTGCTGATG TTGTGATAACAAGACAGCATATGATATTTTCATACAATGAATGCAGACTGACGGTTGTGCACCTAAGTCGTCCACCACCAGAAGGTCACATCCTTGAACGCCTTACTGCCACAGATCCCAAGATTTATACATGTGAAGTTGCTGGACCATCTGGTAGAAGATTTGAGAGGAAGCTGTCAGCAAATCTGTCAGGGGATATG TTGGTGGTATGGTGGCAGACGAGTGAAGATGAGGTGTATCCCTGGAGTCCTTTGGCTAAAGATCGAGACCGGGCCAACATTTTAGTATATTCTCTTCATAGTACAAGTCTAGACCTGGTCTGCTATTGTCGCACAGAGATGGCCCCCCTAAGTGTATCATTCAGCAGGGTCCAACCAAATGTACTTCTCACAGTAGAGCAAGGCTTTGGAAAAAAGGGGGGTGTCACTGTCCTCAGCTGTGTTTATGAG GTAGAAAGAGGAGCTCTTCATCGAATTACAGTCACCACTATCCCTCTAGAAGCCCCTTTGATGGCACATTCACACAATCCTGCAGAAGATCGTTTGTTGTTAGCATGCAATAATGGTGTTTTGGCTCTTCATTGTGACTCACGAGGAATGACTCATGTTACAAAAGCTGGACTTATCCCTTGCAACATCGCCTGGCTGGATTCAGGCAATATTGTGGTGGTAAGCAATGAACGAGGACAGATCCAGTGTTTTGATTTAGCATTGTCTTTGATTAGAATGCAGCTGGTCATGGAAGACAGTAATCCCCAGAGAATATTGGACTTCTCAGAACATTTCTGCCACCAGCAGTCACTCCTGAGACTTGCTTGGGCTCCaacaaaaatagaggaagaaacaaaTCAGCATAatattccccatctcctcctcctccactatatACGTGGACCTCTAGCATGCCTACGTGTGGATGTGAGTGCCATGTATAAGGGTGGTTTAACAGCAGTCGCACTTGTGGCTCAGTATATAAAACATCGACAGTTGGATGAGGCTGTGAATCTCTTGGTTTCACTAAACTGGGATCAGGAAGGACCAGTAGCCATAAGATGTTTGACTGCCATTGCAAATCATCTGTTACGCCTCCCCCTGACACACCAGAGAGAGACCCAGATAGAAGGAGCACTTGGCAGCTTCCATGTACCTGTTCAACCTTTGAGCCAGGCAGTTGAGGAAGAGTTTGGCCCAGCTGTCAGAGCTCTAACTAGGAGGTTTTTCTTTCGTGTCCTAAG ATCTGGAAAGCTTGAGAAAGCATTCCGCCTTGCCCTAGATTTGAAGGACCATGACTGCTTCATGGTTGTCCACTCAGTAGCCAAGCAAAGGGGTGAGAATCAGATTGCAGCCACAGCTCTCCAGAATGCTCAAGACCTGGAATCATCTTGTTCTGCAGGGTCTTGCAGCTCAGTGCTCTATGGAGAATCAGATGCCACCACTGCTTCAGAATCCTGTAGTGAATCGTGCTCTACATGTTTTTCTGATAGCGGCTCTGTTAGTGGTTCTGATTATAGTGATCATGAAATCAGGG AAGAGTGTGGCGGTGATGGGGTACTCGACGTGGTTACTGAACCAAAAAACTTAAACATTCCAGACCATTCATCACAAATG CCAACTCGTATGCAGTACCTATCCCTTGGTAGCAACATTCCCCGTGGTAATAGCATTGGATCTTCTGCTAATCTTATAGCAGACAGTGCTACTTCTGGCATCTCTCATGCCACAGCCATTACATCCCAAGATGGCACTGTTACAATAAATATACGACAACCTGACTATCAAGTCAATAGATACAGTCACCAGCCAGATTTGCCTCCTGCGAGAAGTACACCACAGGCTTCCTCACAGgctgggagagtgggggaaggtagAGCTCCACAAACCGTGCAGGAGGTCTTTTATTCCTCAGATCCCAATGAAGAATTTGTTGACTCAGAGAGAGTTTCAGTTTTTGTTGACAAGGAGGACTTGCAAAAGCAATATGATCGAGCTATCTTCCATG AAGTGTCAAccgaggaagaagatgggggcaCAGTCAAGGTGGTCCACTTTGGGGTGGTGTGA